The Tribolium castaneum strain GA2 chromosome 3, icTriCast1.1, whole genome shotgun sequence sequence CGGAAGTTGTCAAAGAAGATATAGTTTCTGGGGAAGTTTCCGAAACTACAGAAGTTGTAGTAGCAATAATAGTGGtgtcttttaaatatttcgcgCCAACACTAGTACTTTCACTGCCCGGAGACATCCAGCTTTTAAACGCTGACTTTATCTTTTGAAACGTTTTCAAATTCGGAAACTGAAACGCTTCTGAAAGATTATTTTCTTCCACTGGGACAGCTATACTTTCTTCCGGTGCATTTGtttcttcaattttggtgGGAAAAGATAGAGTTTCTGTAGTTTTCTGAGTTACTACAGTCGAAGTAAAATTTTCGTTTGGTATTTCTTCTAAATCTTTAAATGTTTCATTTGAGAAACGAAATGATGTCAAAAGATCGTCACTCTGTTTTGGCGGTGCCGATCCCGATTCGTCAGTATTCTGTTTGTTATTTACCGAAGCATTGGCTAGTTTTGATGAATCTGTCGAAATTTCTTTCTTCACCATTTTATCATGACGCAATTTTACAGAATCGATTAggtttttgaaaagaaaattttgcatagcaGATCCTTGTTTTCGGTTCTGATATGTAAAAGTACTATGAAGATCTTTACTAATGTCTTTTTTCTGCTTAAACCTTAAATTGACCAGAACTGCACCATCAACAAACTTCGGGGTTTCCGCATCATGCGTTTGCATTTTGAGCgaagttttgatattttctaTCAATAAATCGGCTCTGCGTAAATACATGTTTTTGGGAGAtctttttgaaagttttttaagGGTATCCGGAATTGTGTTGATGAACAGAATGGGAACATAAGTGCAATGTTgacatttcaatttttccaaatcaTGAAGTCGATGGGATCCTTTCTTGTATGTGGAAACGAAGAAAGGAGAGAAATTATCGGTTCGACGGTTTCGGTccgaaaaaacattaaatctGAGTGCAGGAACATTGACAAATTTGTCATCATCTGATAAAAAGGCTATGTAGTCATATTGGTGcggaattttattttctggATACAAGTTAACGGCGATACATCtctcgtttttatttttttgatcagTTTTGTAGGAGTTGTGCTTATAAAAAGGCATTGTTACAAAACCATTTGAAGTTTCTTTATGAtctgaaataagaaaattttgatattcGAAAACTTTCTGTTTTGGTATTTACGCCTGCTTGGACTTTGGACAAACTCTTCATCACAAATTCTAGTACTATTTCCTTTATTCTTCTGTTTGACTTTTCCATAAACTGctccttttttaaatttaaagtcaTACATGTCCCTGTTGATACTTGTTTTAAAATCCTCTTTTGTATTACTAAATTCATGATCACTTTCAAACAAATGGTTCACAAAAAGCGATCCTATTTCGTCCAATTCCCTCTTGGTAAAAGGTCTCCTGTTTCTCTTTATGTCATAACTTGAACATGGCGAATACTTTTGCTTCAGTGGACagttttctttgttttcttctttgcccactctttctctttcttctAAAACATCATTTTCGCGTTGTGGACCGGAACGAGGTTCTTTTACATTATCAAAATCGACGATTTGTTGAAAGAAGTGGTCACCAAATGACTGTAAAGGCTGATTATCCATAGCGTTGTACCGTTCACATGTAAAAATGAACACAGCgatacttaaattttttcttttaataaaaaactaaaattaggGAAAAAATACTCACTAAATTACCGCATAGCTAAgcatttgaaaatataaaatatgcaaaaggTATACATTATAGACTAGAAAAAGGCCAGTatactataaaataaaatggcaGCAAAACGTCAAAAACTGGACATTTTAAATTGTCATTTTCATATCTGTGGGAGACTTTGATCGGATTATTACCATCGGATTAGAAGGAACATTTGTAGTcgtaggaaaataaaaaacaaactgatttgattctttattaaaataaaagttaggctccaaataataatttaaagcagcttcatgtttaaaatttcgaCTGAAGATTTTGTTAcaccaaattcaaaaaatgaagGTGACAGTGCCACAACCATATGTTTTCTTATAAAGTTACAAACAATACAAAACCCAGCTCAATTAAAATCTGTATTTAATATAGCATTTTCACGCCTATCATCATATTTTCATTTGTTATGACTTAAAATTAAGTGATTAGACACTTTGTTGTATGGTCTTCCTTTGAACTCTTTTGTGTTTAGAATCCacatctacaaaaaaaaacgttactcTTCTGTGATTTTGAACATAGGATTTTACCTATTGTTCATTTTAATGCTCATTTCCTCCTCTTCTTCCGGTTTTTCGCCGACTTCTGTTTCCTAAATTCCATGTTCCTCCATTGCAACATTTTTCCCAACCTTTCGACTTGTTTCATTCTTTTTTCATTAGAGACTTGTGCTCTTTTGTTTTTAGGTCGAGAACCATTATGGAGATGTACATCTTTTTTTCTTCTGATTCCATGCTCCTTTTGCCGATTTTTCGATTTAAGAAGTAAATTTTTTACGGCTAAAACTAGTTTCAAGTCTTTTTGAGCAGTATGCAACTTACTAAAAACTTTccttttgatttttccaagcATACCTCCGCAAGTATCATTGTCCGTGGAGACGGTACTGCTATCGTGCCCTAGTAAATTCAAAATAGCACTAAGTTCTTCGTCTCGATAGTGGGCATATTCGTTAGACACATCTTCCAAATTTTGTGACGACGTGGTTAGCGAATTTGATGTGGAAGGAAGAGGAGTAAACTGAGGAGGAAAAGGTGGTGATGATACTTCTTGAAATTGATTTGTTCTGTAGGTTGGAATCTGAGCATACGGGGCATATATTGTTGGACCGTTTTGAAGTTCAGTAGTTgaaaaagttactaaaggatTTATTTCTTTAGGGACATTGTCTTCAACCTCGTCTGTTTTATATGTTGGGATGTGGATATATGGAGGGAAAAGTATCTTTGCCAATGAAGTCAATTTCACATCTTCTATAGGAGTAGCAGAAATTATAGGCACTTCATTTGCGATTGAAAAATATTCGTTGGTTGTAATCTCTTCCATTTTCAAAACACTTGTTGGAACAGGTTTTGCGAAGTGCACAAAGTTTTCTTCAGCATATTCTTCTTTGGTAGTACTGCTCACAGTTGGGCTTTCCTCGGATTCAGGCATTTGTATTTCTGTAGCAATGTTAAATAATGTTGTTTGCGGACTTGTTTCTTCTATTTCTGGAGGTGAATAAGTAGCAGAACTAGTTGTCACTATTATTGTTTCAGTTTCCGCACTAGCACTAGTTTCTGGTGTTGCTATCGATGAATATGTGCTGACTATACCCCCCTCCATATTCAAAACACTTGCTGGAACAGGTTTTGTAAAGTGCACAAAGTTTTCTTCAGCATATTCTTCTTTGGTAGTACTGCTCACAGTTGGGCTTTCTTTGGATTCAGGCATTTGGTTTTCTGTAGCAATGTTGAATGATGTTGTTTGCGGACTTGTTTCTTCTAATTGTGGAGGTGAATAAGTAGTAGAACCAGTTGtcataattattgttttagttTCGGTACTAGCACTAGTTTCTGGCGTTGCTATCGATGAATATGTGGTGACTGTACCCCCCTCCTGTTTCAAAAGACTTGTTGGAACAGGTTTTGTAAAGTGCGCAAATTCTTCTTTGATAGTACTGCTCACAGTTGGGCTTTCTTTTGATGCAAGCAtttgtttttctgttgcaatgTTGAATGAAGTTGTTTGCGGATTTGTTTCTTCTAATTCTGGAGGTGAATTTGTACTAGAACCAGTTGTCAATATTATTGTTTCAGTTTCCGTACTAGCACTAGTTTCTTGTGTTGCTATCAATGAAAAAGTGCTGTTTGTAGCCCCCTCCATTTTCAAAACACTAGCTGGAATAGGTTTTGTAAATTGCGCCAAATTTTCTTCAGCATATGCTTCTTTGGTACTGCTCGTACTTGGGGTTAACTTTGAAGGTGAAATAACGGAACTCGTCATTTCAGTTTCCCTACTAGTTTCGAGTGTAATTTCAGAGGCAAAATTTGTGGTCTTTTCAGACATCAAAGCAACTATAGGGACTGTCGTTTCTTCAGAAGTATTTTCTGTAGTAGAACTAACTTCAACTACAGGAGATGATGATGTTTGTAGTGTTAATTCTACAGTTTCTGCAGGAGTACTAGAGGTTGATGAAGTTTCTGTTACATCTATTATTGGAACTATGATCTCGGAAACTGCAGAAAAAGTTGCAATTTCAGAGGTAGTTTCTGAAACTTCGTAATTTGCTGATGTCTTTTCCACCTCTGTAGTGGTTCTGCGTACTTCTCTTGCAGTACCACCTTGAACACCACTTGTATTTGCATTTCCAGAAGTCAGATTTTCAAAGGCTGATTCTAACTGTAGAAACGTCTTATTGAGCAGCTGAAACGATTCCGAAAGATCATTTTCCTCCATTGGAAGAGACGTATTTTCCTCCGATGTAATTGTCTCATCAATTTTTGTTGGAAGACATGGAGTTTCTGTAGTTTTTTGTGTGCTTATGGTTGAAGAAAATTGTTCTTTTGATACTCCTTCCAAGTCACGGGATATTTTATTCGCGAAACGAAATGACGTTAATAGTTCGTTGCTCTGTTGGGGCGGTACGGACTGACTGTGTTCTAGTATCGTTGAAGTTGcctctttaattttggtcgGAAATGGAGAAGTTTTTGGTGGAGTTTCATGCGTCATGTTGTATGGTGTAAGTGAAACTGAAACATCTTCTTGCGTCGTTGATTCTGTAGATGAAGATTCTGAAGAAGAAGAAATTTCTTCTGTGGTAGAAATTAACGAGGCCAAAGAAGTGTCTATTATTGCTGATTCTGTAGTCCAAGAAGTAGCTGAAGTAA is a genomic window containing:
- the LOC103313630 gene encoding mucin-2 isoform X2, with product MLRYGLIYIATFMFVCGEYNAVKDQAMRSYDDKFSAEIFDNKQEPRENTDPSNQKRPTCAQKNKNIGNKLDNLDIDEKELAKIGKLFMHHLAKDGRKRVDTNDVPMEEPDEEDHEQYVDQDFLDEMQKIENITNEGNKLYDELGGPPTIKYDPDPDNLKSICCTEDESLIDDSNTNHHHLKMHFYKFSPEKIDDKRAISLYPDRNHFYKIPQKFDYIAFLSNDDKFMDVPAVKLNVFSDDLKRGKRTETFVPFFTTLYKRSAKNKLKFRPLRKRFTHTPVLFFNTISGAKRYRRLAKTTSKPAVSNVMKDADALLNKVNFFLKLGDEENEIRQISAHVFPKKQVKKEIKENKGFKEWFEDDYEEPRTKKESQNQLGTSSLKENFNLLLDFDGELKTTEATTMRQFTTTACKKNAIDMSPIEIENMMKDVVAKIDLPSLARNDFASRGYQNKLLNSEESGSSKEDLVNDFIKDDNFKSEINPENNNLGETIVAEPPIFGNSLLYDNNENKIQSDIENTTDAQTTEKPGNLSCAYLLDLFKNIEALKKTDPNLQKICPKLSELSHMGENSTTTEECLNKTSVVTTETTVKMEVTTPETTPILVCVTTEEETSSVSSSLTTQEITSSTSCTTESTIDTSSVPSSLTTEEITSPTSSTTESTTIDTSPVSSSLTTQEITSATSWTTESAIIDTSLASLISTTEEISSSSESSSTESTTQEDVSVSLTPYNMTHETPPKTSPFPTKIKEATSTILEHSQSVPPQQSNELLTSFRFANKISRDLEGVSKEQFSSTISTQKTTETPCLPTKIDETITSEENTSLPMEENDLSESFQLLNKTFLQLESAFENLTSGNANTSGVQGGTAREVRRTTTEVEKTSANYEVSETTSEIATFSAVSEIIVPIIDVTETSSTSSTPAETVELTLQTSSSPVVEVSSTTENTSEETTVPIVALMSEKTTNFASEITLETSRETEMTSSVISPSKLTPSTSSTKEAYAEENLAQFTKPIPASVLKMEGATNSTFSLIATQETSASTETETIILTTGSSTNSPPELEETNPQTTSFNIATEKQMLASKESPTVSSTIKEEFAHFTKPVPTSLLKQEGGTVTTYSSIATPETSASTETKTIIMTTGSTTYSPPQLEETSPQTTSFNIATENQMPESKESPTVSSTTKEEYAEENFVHFTKPVPASVLNMEGGIVSTYSSIATPETSASAETETIIVTTSSATYSPPEIEETSPQTTLFNIATEIQMPESEESPTVSSTTKEEYAEENFVHFAKPVPTSVLKMEEITTNEYFSIANEVPIISATPIEDVKLTSLAKILFPPYIHIPTYKTDEVEDNVPKEINPLVTFSTTELQNGPTIYAPYAQIPTYRTNQFQEVSSPPFPPQFTPLPSTSNSLTTSSQNLEDVSNEYAHYRDEELSAILNLLGHDSSTVSTDNDTCGGMLGKIKRKVFTVKNLLLKSKNRQKEHGIRRKKDVHLHNGSRPKNKRAQVSNEKRMKQVERLGKMLQWRNMEFRKQKSAKNRKKRRK
- the LOC103313630 gene encoding mucin-2 isoform X1; this translates as MLRYGLIYIATFMFVCGEYNAVKDQAMRSYDDKFSAEIFDNKQEPRENTDPSNQKRPTCAQKNKNIGNKLDNLDIDEKELAKIGKLFMHHLAKDGRKRVDTNDVPMEEPDEEDHEQYVDQDFLDEMQKIENITNEGNKLYDELGGPPTIKYDPDPDNLKSICCTEDESLIDDSNTNHHHLKMHFYKFSPEKIDDKRAISLYPDRNHFYKIPQKFDYIAFLSNDDKFMDVPAVKLNVFSDDLKRGKRTETFVPFFTTLYKRSAKNKLKFRPLRKRFTHTPVLFFNTISGAKRYRRLAKTTSKPAVSNVMKDADALLNKVNFFLKLGDEENEIRQISAHVFPKKQVKKEIKENKGFKEWFEDDYEEPRTKKESQNQLGTSSLKENFNLLLDFDGELKTTEATTMRQFTTTACKKNAIDMSPIEIENMMKDVVAKIDLPSLARNDFASRGYQNKLLNSEESGSSKEDLVNDFIKDDNFKSEINPENNNLGETIVAEPPIFGNSLLYDNNENKIQSDIENTTDAQTTEKPGNLSCAYLLDLFKNIEALKKTDPNLQKICPKLSELSHMGENSTTTEECLNKTSVVTTETTVKMEVTTPETTPILVCVTTEEETSSVSSSLTTQEITSSTSCTTESTIDTSSVPSSLTTEEITSPTSSTTESTTIDTSPVSSSLTTQEITSATSWTTESAIIDTSLASLISTTEEISSSSESSSTESTTQEDVSVSLTPYNMTHETPPKTSPFPTKIKEATSTILEHSQSVPPQQSNELLTSFRFANKISRDLEGVSKEQFSSTISTQKTTETPCLPTKIDETITSEENTSLPMEENDLSESFQLLNKTFLQLESAFENLTSGNANTSGVQGGTAREVRRTTTEVEKTSANYEVSETTSEIATFSAVSEIIVPIIDVTETSSTSSTPAETVELTLQTSSSPVVEVSSTTENTSEETTVPIVALMSEKTTNFASEITLETSRETEMTSSVISPSKLTPSTSSTKEAYAEENLAQFTKPIPASVLKMEGATNSTFSLIATQETSASTETETIILTTGSSTNSPPELEETNPQTTSFNIATEKQMLASKESPTVSSTIKEEFAHFTKPVPTSLLKQEGGTVTTYSSIATPETSASTETKTIIMTTGSTTYSPPQLEETSPQTTSFNIATENQMPESKESPTVSSTTKEEYAEENFVHFTKPVPASVLNMEGGIVSTYSSIATPETSASAETETIIVTTSSATYSPPEIEETSPQTTLFNIATEIQMPESEESPTVSSTTKEEYAEENFVHFAKPVPTSVLKMEEITTNEYFSIANEVPIISATPIEDVKLTSLAKILFPPYIHIPTYKTDEVEDNVPKEINPLVTFSTTELQNGPTIYAPYAQIPTYRTNQFQEVSSPPFPPQFTPLPSTSNSLTTSSQNLEDVSNEYAHYRDEELSAILNLLGHDSSTVSTDNDTCGGMLGKIKRKVFSKLHTAQKDLKLVLAVKNLLLKSKNRQKEHGIRRKKDVHLHNGSRPKNKRAQVSNEKRMKQVERLGKMLQWRNMEFRKQKSAKNRKKRRK